The candidate division WOR-3 bacterium region TATAGTAGAACTTAAAAATGGTAAAAATGAAATAACTCTTTATTATGAAAAAAATAATAAAACAGAATCACAGACTCTTATTATTTATTCACTTCCTTCTGAAAACTTCAAAGTTGATGCAAAATTATATAATTTTCATAAATCAGAAGTGGAAAAATTTTGTAAAAATTGCCATTCAATAACATATAAAAAAGTTTCAAAAAGTGAAGAACTTGACTGTTTTACATGTCATAAGGAAAAATTTGATAAAGGTCTAAGATTTCATCCACCCTTTGAGGAATTAGCTTGCGATAACTGTCATAAAAGTATTTTTGATAGACCAAATTCAGAAAAAGTTTGTAAAGAATGTCATGAAATTGAAGAAGGTTTTTATCTTCACAGTCCCTATGCAAGAGGTGAATGTGTTATATGTCATGATCCGCATTCTTCTATGGAGGATAAATTTTTAAAAACTAAAATCAATTCTCTCTGCATAATTTGTCATGAAAAGGAACTATACGGTGTCCATCATCCTATTGCAAATCACCCTGGTGATAAAAAAGGTATCTTTTGTAATAGCTGTCACAACTCTCATGGCACAAAATTTGGATTTCATTTAAAATGGCCAAATAAACCTGTATGTTCTGTATGCCATAAGAAATGAAACTCTTTTTCTTTTTAATTTTACTCAATTCCCCTCACGATTTTAGAAATAGAGAAGGAGAGAGGATATGTAAATTTTGTCATTCATCCCATAACTCAAAAGGTCCTTTTCTTATTAAAATAATACCAGATGATGAATTAAAAGAAAACTTTAAAGATTTTGACTATGTTTCCCTTACCTGTATGAACTGTCATACTGATAAAAATTATCTTATAAATTTATATAGCAATATAGCAAAATTTTATGAAATTCCTGATACTTCTTCTATTTTTTTAGGAATTAACTATAAAGAAGACAATCACCCCATTAGAAAATATGCTATTGATGAAAAAGAGAGAGAAATTAAGTGCACAACCTGCCATGATCCTCATGAAAGGAATTATAAATACCTTTTAAGAAGTATTGATCCTATTTTTTGTGAAAAATGTCATTTAGAGATTGAACTTTTTTCAGGGAAACATTTGAGTTTAGCCTGTATAGATTGTCATAAACTTCATAGAGGTAAATCTAAGCTTTTAAAAAATTTGGATTTATGTAATAACTGTCATAAAATTGATTTTCATTTTGAAGGTGATGATTGTATTAAATGCCATAATCCCCATAAACCGGAGGTTAAAAGATGAATTTTTTAGTATTTTTAATTTTAATTTCTCAGGAAAAAAAAGAGTTTGTATGGCCACCCCCTCCTGAAGAAGCAAAAATAAAATATGAGGGAATCTTATTTACTAAAGAGGATATTGTAGGAGAGGGAAATATAATAAAAAGAACAGTAGATAAAATTCTTGGAATAAAAAAAACAAGACTTTTAAAATACCCTTTCGGAATTTTTGTTGATAGTAAAGAAAGAATTTATGTGGCTGACCCTGGTTTTGCTGCTATAGTTTTTATAGATCAAAAAAACAAAATAGTTAAATGGTATCAGGGAACAAGAAGTTTTAGATTCACAAGACCCACAGGAGTTGCCTTTTCCGAGGCACTTAGTATGCTCTTTGTTGCTGATCCAGGTGCAAAAGCAGTTTATGGAATAAAAATACCTGAATTTGAGGGAAATTTAGTTATTAAAAAGGGTCTTTATAAACCGGTTAATCTTACTGTCGACGATTACAGAAAAAAGATATATGTGCTTGATGACAGTCTCATGGCAATTCAGGTTTTTAGCTTTGAGGGTCAATTTCTTTATACAATCGGAAGAAAAGGAAATAAACCAGGAGAATTTCTTTATCCAACTGGAATTAATCTTGATTCAGAAGGAAATATTTATGTATGTGAATGGGGGAATTTTAGAGTTCAGATTTTAAATCCAAAAGGAGAGGTTATTAATGTTTTCGGTAAATCTGGAAATGCACCAGGTTTTTTTGTAAGGCCTAAAGGTATAGCAGTAGATGAAAAAGGGTATATTTATGTGACAGATTCCTTCTTACATAGAATTCAAATTTTTGATAAGTATGGAAACGTATATCTTGGTATAGAGGGAATAGGGTGGAATCCAGGTGAGTTCAGGTTACCAGCGGGAATTTTTATAAGAAATAAAAAAGTTTATGTGGTAGAACAGATGAATTCAAGAATACAGATATTTAGTATTCTTTATTAAAGTCTTTCTTCAAATTTACGGAAAGGGGAAGAAATGAAGGTAAAATTGCAAAAAGCACATTTATAAGGAGAAAAGTTTTCCTTTACAAAAAATATATTTTCACAATCAGGACAGGTGATTTTTACTTTCAAATCCACATCAAGTTCAATTTTTATCATTTTACCCCTGCATAAGGGACAGAATAAAGGCTCTT contains the following coding sequences:
- a CDS encoding cytochrome c3 family protein, with protein sequence MSRKGGILIYLLFFAVLTPPSAIFVKDRFVRIILEADKAWLLKPEIIYDTFRAENIKHFIVELKNGKNEITLYYEKNNKTESQTLIIYSLPSENFKVDAKLYNFHKSEVEKFCKNCHSITYKKVSKSEELDCFTCHKEKFDKGLRFHPPFEELACDNCHKSIFDRPNSEKVCKECHEIEEGFYLHSPYARGECVICHDPHSSMEDKFLKTKINSLCIICHEKELYGVHHPIANHPGDKKGIFCNSCHNSHGTKFGFHLKWPNKPVCSVCHKK
- a CDS encoding cytochrome c3 family protein, which gives rise to MKLFFFLILLNSPHDFRNREGERICKFCHSSHNSKGPFLIKIIPDDELKENFKDFDYVSLTCMNCHTDKNYLINLYSNIAKFYEIPDTSSIFLGINYKEDNHPIRKYAIDEKEREIKCTTCHDPHERNYKYLLRSIDPIFCEKCHLEIELFSGKHLSLACIDCHKLHRGKSKLLKNLDLCNNCHKIDFHFEGDDCIKCHNPHKPEVKR
- a CDS encoding 6-bladed beta-propeller; translation: MNFLVFLILISQEKKEFVWPPPPEEAKIKYEGILFTKEDIVGEGNIIKRTVDKILGIKKTRLLKYPFGIFVDSKERIYVADPGFAAIVFIDQKNKIVKWYQGTRSFRFTRPTGVAFSEALSMLFVADPGAKAVYGIKIPEFEGNLVIKKGLYKPVNLTVDDYRKKIYVLDDSLMAIQVFSFEGQFLYTIGRKGNKPGEFLYPTGINLDSEGNIYVCEWGNFRVQILNPKGEVINVFGKSGNAPGFFVRPKGIAVDEKGYIYVTDSFLHRIQIFDKYGNVYLGIEGIGWNPGEFRLPAGIFIRNKKVYVVEQMNSRIQIFSILY